One Streptomyces coeruleorubidus DNA segment encodes these proteins:
- a CDS encoding glycosyltransferase has product MKALHIITGLGVGGAEQQLRLLLRHLPADCDVVTLTNPGPVAEGLTADGVRVIHLGMSGNRDLSALPRLVRLIRSGRYDLVHTHLYRACVYGRIAARLAGVRAVVATEHSLGGTQLEGRALTAGVRALYLASERLGHATVAVSPTVADRLRRWGVPEPRIEVVPNGIDVARFRFDPVSREHTRHRLGLPRDAYVVGGIGRLTAGKRFGVLIDALTRLPRDYRLLLVGGGPEENVLRRTAARAGLTDRVLFTGERPYDTGGTRGLDLPSLTSAMDVLASPSPEESFGLAVVEGLAAGLPVLYASCPAVEDLPPRLAAGARRVRGGADAFARALAETRALTEAGRSRPPSRPVSAAARHYCITRTAARLMDVYAAAVSRSSPSPLEVALS; this is encoded by the coding sequence CTGAAGGCCCTGCACATCATCACCGGCCTCGGCGTCGGCGGTGCCGAACAGCAACTCCGGCTGCTGCTGCGCCACCTGCCCGCCGACTGCGACGTCGTGACCCTCACCAACCCCGGCCCGGTCGCCGAGGGCCTGACGGCGGACGGTGTCCGCGTCATCCACCTCGGCATGTCCGGCAACCGTGACCTGTCCGCCCTGCCCCGTCTGGTCCGCCTGATCCGGTCCGGCCGCTACGACCTCGTACACACCCACCTCTACCGGGCCTGCGTCTACGGCAGGATCGCCGCGCGCCTGGCGGGCGTCCGGGCCGTGGTGGCCACCGAACACTCCCTCGGCGGCACACAACTGGAGGGCCGCGCCCTGACCGCCGGCGTGCGCGCGCTGTACCTGGCCAGCGAGCGGCTGGGCCACGCCACGGTCGCGGTCTCGCCCACCGTGGCCGACCGGCTCCGGCGCTGGGGTGTGCCCGAGCCGCGCATCGAGGTGGTGCCCAACGGCATCGATGTGGCCCGCTTCCGCTTCGACCCGGTCAGCCGCGAGCACACCCGCCACCGTCTCGGACTGCCACGGGACGCGTATGTCGTCGGCGGCATCGGCCGGCTGACCGCGGGCAAGCGGTTCGGCGTCCTGATCGACGCCCTGACCCGGCTCCCCCGCGATTACCGGCTCCTGCTGGTCGGCGGTGGCCCGGAGGAGAACGTACTGCGGCGCACCGCCGCGCGGGCCGGGTTGACCGACCGGGTGCTGTTCACCGGCGAACGGCCGTACGACACCGGCGGTACCCGCGGACTCGATCTGCCGTCGTTGACCTCGGCGATGGACGTGCTCGCCTCACCGAGCCCGGAGGAGTCCTTCGGCCTCGCCGTCGTGGAGGGCCTGGCGGCGGGACTGCCGGTGCTGTACGCCTCCTGTCCGGCCGTCGAGGACCTCCCGCCGCGCCTCGCCGCCGGGGCCCGCCGGGTGCGGGGCGGCGCGGACGCGTTCGCCCGCGCCCTGGCCGAGACCCGCGCCCTGACCGAGGCCGGGCGGTCTCGTCCGCCGAGCCGCCCCGTCTCCGCCGCCGCCCGCCACTACTGCATCACGCGCACCGCCGCACGGCTCATGGACGTGTACGCGGCCGCCGTCTCCCGCTCGTCACCGTCTCCTCTGGAAGTGGCCCTCTCATGA
- a CDS encoding GNAT family N-acetyltransferase: protein MSAALQACAGTLRAELCTDEREFTALGPAWERLYRRCGAATPFQSHAWLHSWWTSYGRPGRLRLVLVREGNELRAVAPLMLLGPALPRLVPLGGAISDFGDVLLDDEHADRATAPLAEALSAAARTALIDFREVRPGGAVERIYDHWRGPRRRVRDSLCMELPAVPLEELTAQLPVPKARRARAKLRKLTALGVADRTVSPDEVDAALGRLLALHRLQWQGRRVTPEHLRERFAEHLVRAIGPMVRSGDAMITEFLLDGEVVAVDLTLLSPHLAGCYLSGVHPVLRERKADIAVLLLEACARYTANGERGTLSLLRGSEPYKRQWAPEPVVNQRLLLARRRTAPLLSAVVCEVAARSRVRKLVRR from the coding sequence GTGAGCGCGGCGCTGCAGGCCTGCGCCGGCACCCTGCGGGCCGAACTGTGCACGGACGAGCGGGAGTTCACCGCACTGGGCCCGGCCTGGGAACGGCTGTACCGCAGGTGCGGTGCGGCGACGCCGTTCCAGAGCCACGCCTGGCTGCACTCGTGGTGGACGTCGTACGGCAGGCCCGGCCGGCTGCGGCTGGTGCTGGTGCGCGAAGGCAACGAACTGCGGGCGGTCGCGCCGCTGATGCTCCTCGGGCCTGCGCTGCCCCGGCTGGTCCCACTGGGCGGGGCGATCTCCGACTTCGGGGACGTACTGCTCGACGACGAACACGCCGACCGGGCGACGGCCCCACTCGCCGAAGCCCTGTCGGCCGCTGCCCGCACCGCGCTGATCGACTTCCGCGAAGTACGGCCGGGCGGCGCGGTCGAGCGCATCTACGACCACTGGCGCGGCCCGCGCCGCCGGGTGCGCGATTCGCTCTGCATGGAGCTGCCCGCGGTACCTCTGGAGGAGCTGACGGCCCAGCTGCCCGTCCCGAAGGCCCGGCGGGCGCGGGCCAAGCTGCGCAAGCTGACCGCGCTGGGCGTGGCGGACCGGACCGTGTCCCCCGACGAGGTGGACGCGGCACTGGGACGGCTCCTCGCGCTGCACCGGTTGCAGTGGCAGGGCCGCCGGGTGACGCCGGAGCACCTACGGGAGCGGTTCGCCGAGCACCTCGTGCGCGCGATCGGTCCGATGGTGCGCTCCGGCGACGCCATGATCACCGAGTTCCTGCTGGACGGCGAGGTGGTGGCCGTCGACCTGACACTGCTGTCTCCGCACTTGGCGGGCTGCTATCTGTCCGGCGTCCATCCCGTGCTGCGCGAGCGGAAGGCGGACATCGCCGTGCTGCTGCTGGAGGCCTGCGCCCGGTACACCGCCAACGGTGAGCGCGGCACACTCAGCCTGCTGCGCGGCAGCGAGCCGTACAAGCGCCAGTGGGCCCCGGAACCCGTCGTCAACCAACGGTTGTTGCTGGCCCGGCGGCGTACCGCCCCGCTGCTGTCGGCGGTCGTCTGCGAGGTCGCCGCACGCAGCCGTGTCAGAAAACTCGTGCGCCGCTGA
- a CDS encoding glycoside hydrolase family 26 protein produces the protein MAAQQRGRRRWPLFVAAGFLASAALVPGLGHAVDAGAQKAAQTPVPAATVVPPALPVPLAPQPAFGAYLHYDALGVARMAGLSRWLNGAQPRVGHTYLPGDLWSNIEGEPRFLDVWAAWRRERDDRMFVLNVPMMERNEEGLSDDEVRALLRRGAAGEFDGHYRRLAERLVALGVPDTVLVLGWEMNGTTYAHRCGPDPEAWKAYWNRIVNAMRSVTGQQFRFDFAPSRGRDAIPWTECYPGDATVDIIGMDSYDQPQGLSFEGQVTEPYGLQDHVDFAKEHGKPISYPEWGLFRNGDNAEYMRRMLAWIDEHKPLYHTITDYCPHGVWQCGRNPQAAEVYRSVLSGSTGPLPLPLPLPTPVLTPQPAPVPPPSPNCSPLGLGDWIESWLGGRVCIRSDWWSRIW, from the coding sequence ATGGCCGCTCAGCAACGGGGGCGCAGAAGATGGCCACTGTTCGTCGCGGCCGGTTTTCTCGCGTCGGCCGCCCTGGTCCCGGGACTGGGACACGCCGTGGACGCCGGGGCCCAAAAGGCCGCTCAGACGCCTGTGCCGGCAGCCACCGTCGTCCCGCCCGCACTGCCCGTACCGCTCGCCCCGCAACCCGCCTTCGGCGCCTACCTCCACTACGACGCGCTCGGTGTGGCCCGTATGGCCGGGCTCAGCCGGTGGCTCAACGGGGCCCAGCCGCGGGTGGGGCACACCTATCTGCCGGGCGACCTCTGGAGCAACATCGAGGGCGAGCCCCGCTTCCTCGATGTCTGGGCGGCCTGGCGTCGGGAGAGGGATGACCGGATGTTCGTCCTCAACGTGCCCATGATGGAGCGCAATGAGGAGGGCCTTTCCGATGACGAGGTGCGTGCGCTGTTGCGGCGGGGTGCGGCCGGGGAGTTCGACGGACACTACCGCCGTCTGGCCGAACGGCTCGTCGCGTTGGGGGTGCCGGACACCGTGCTCGTGCTCGGGTGGGAGATGAACGGCACGACGTACGCGCATCGGTGCGGGCCGGACCCGGAGGCGTGGAAGGCGTACTGGAACAGGATCGTCAACGCCATGCGTTCGGTGACGGGGCAGCAGTTCCGGTTCGACTTCGCGCCGAGTCGCGGGCGTGACGCCATTCCCTGGACGGAGTGCTATCCGGGGGACGCCACGGTCGACATCATCGGCATGGACTCGTACGACCAGCCGCAGGGGCTGTCCTTCGAGGGACAGGTGACCGAGCCGTACGGGCTGCAGGACCACGTGGACTTCGCGAAGGAACACGGCAAGCCCATTTCGTATCCGGAATGGGGCCTGTTCCGCAACGGCGACAACGCGGAGTACATGCGGCGCATGCTCGCCTGGATCGACGAGCACAAGCCGCTGTACCACACGATCACCGACTACTGCCCGCACGGCGTGTGGCAGTGCGGGCGGAATCCGCAGGCGGCCGAGGTGTACCGGTCCGTGCTCTCCGGCTCCACCGGGCCCCTGCCGCTCCCGCTCCCGCTGCCGACGCCTGTGCTGACACCACAGCCCGCACCGGTGCCTCCGCCGTCCCCGAACTGCTCGCCACTGGGCCTGGGTGACTGGATCGAGTCCTGGCTCGGCGGGAGGGTCTGCATCCGCTCCGACTGGTGGTCGCGCATCTGGTGA
- a CDS encoding lipopolysaccharide biosynthesis protein translates to MTSTTESPATQTPPAPPATPTAPAPRHPTPRRPRALPPWSLLAAGALAGALAGGTYGALTPPAYSATAYVLAVPTAKSDPQAALGFAQAYGRVATQLAVLADAQVEAGVPARTLRESVRSATSPDAPMVAVTATAARPGLAVDMANAVTRALTRHAHHAKDATHVELQQFSRAVRPTEPSSAPPVLTGLVGASAGGLLGGLALLVRPRRTAADGHGQR, encoded by the coding sequence ATGACCTCCACCACCGAATCTCCGGCAACCCAGACACCACCGGCACCCCCGGCAACCCCGACAGCCCCGGCTCCCCGACACCCCACGCCAAGGCGTCCGAGAGCGCTGCCGCCGTGGTCCCTGCTCGCGGCCGGCGCCCTCGCCGGCGCCCTGGCCGGCGGCACCTACGGCGCCCTCACGCCGCCCGCGTACTCGGCCACGGCCTACGTCCTCGCCGTACCCACCGCGAAGTCGGACCCGCAGGCGGCGCTCGGCTTCGCCCAGGCGTACGGCCGCGTCGCCACGCAGCTCGCGGTGCTCGCGGACGCCCAGGTGGAGGCGGGCGTGCCGGCGCGGACGCTGCGCGAGAGCGTGCGGTCGGCGACCTCCCCGGACGCGCCGATGGTCGCCGTGACGGCCACCGCCGCACGCCCCGGTCTCGCCGTCGACATGGCCAACGCGGTCACCCGTGCGCTGACCCGGCACGCCCATCACGCCAAGGACGCCACGCACGTCGAACTCCAGCAGTTCTCCCGGGCCGTCAGACCCACCGAACCGTCCTCGGCGCCCCCCGTGCTGACCGGCCTGGTGGGCGCGAGCGCGGGCGGCCTGCTGGGCGGCCTCGCGCTGCTGGTCCGCCCGCGCCGCACCGCCGCCGACGGGCACGGACAGCGGTGA